From a single Candidatus Zixiibacteriota bacterium genomic region:
- a CDS encoding thrombospondin type 3 repeat-containing protein: MKPISLLLVLAALILIAGQANAITFRVEADPEIDPGVLEVGVPFTIDIYMNNNDGFQHSGYSWPLYFYSPDQSITYAQHWNVQGFSAKTPTYPAVSYNDSSILIVNDFNTFWNFVFDLWGFGWDGNLPDTFNNTVASTTGWPTDLGEQLYFRFAFKIDDAGTFCIDSCSVPNVEPPGKFDWLFEPDGSNYPFYGPHCWTIGCVNDYDCDGIPNAADNCPMIANPDQDDVDEDDIGDVCDECPYDPDNDADGDGYCADVDNCPSTYNPNQQDNDGDGVGNACDNCISIYNPLQENADGDNYGDACDNCPGVANNDQADGDFDQVGNVCDNCPTDYNPEQDDVDNDDVGDLCDNCPDVANQDQLDNDNDELGNACDNCPDDVNPLQEDGDGDDVGDICDNCISTPNTDQQNSDSDEYGNACDNCPTVTNPDQADGDSDTVGDACDNCLAVANPGQENSDTDSWGNACDNCPDVANEDQVNSDEDTFGDACDNCPDVTNQDQADA, encoded by the coding sequence ATGAAACCTATTTCGCTCCTTCTTGTCTTGGCCGCTTTAATTCTGATAGCCGGACAAGCCAACGCCATAACCTTCCGAGTTGAAGCCGATCCGGAAATCGATCCCGGTGTTCTGGAAGTCGGGGTTCCTTTTACCATCGACATTTACATGAACAACAATGATGGTTTCCAGCATTCCGGTTACAGCTGGCCTTTGTACTTTTATAGTCCGGATCAGAGTATCACTTATGCCCAGCACTGGAATGTGCAGGGTTTCAGCGCCAAGACACCCACCTACCCGGCCGTCAGCTATAATGACAGTTCCATTCTTATTGTCAATGATTTCAATACCTTCTGGAATTTTGTATTTGATCTGTGGGGTTTTGGCTGGGATGGAAATCTGCCGGACACCTTTAATAACACCGTGGCCTCGACAACCGGCTGGCCGACCGATCTCGGCGAGCAATTGTATTTTCGGTTTGCCTTTAAAATCGATGATGCCGGGACGTTCTGTATCGATTCCTGCAGTGTTCCCAATGTGGAGCCTCCCGGAAAATTTGACTGGTTGTTTGAACCGGATGGCTCCAATTATCCGTTTTACGGGCCGCATTGCTGGACAATCGGTTGCGTAAATGATTATGACTGTGATGGTATTCCCAACGCCGCTGACAATTGTCCCATGATAGCCAATCCCGATCAGGATGATGTCGATGAAGATGATATCGGCGATGTCTGCGATGAATGTCCGTATGACCCCGATAACGATGCCGACGGCGATGGTTATTGTGCGGATGTGGATAATTGCCCGTCGACATATAATCCCAATCAACAGGATAACGATGGTGATGGGGTCGGTAATGCCTGCGATAACTGTATATCGATATATAATCCATTGCAGGAGAATGCCGATGGCGATAATTATGGTGACGCCTGCGATAATTGTCCCGGTGTCGCCAATAATGATCAGGCCGACGGCGATTTCGATCAGGTCGGTAATGTCTGCGACAATTGTCCAACCGATTACAATCCGGAGCAGGATGATGTGGATAATGATGATGTCGGCGATCTATGCGATAATTGTCCGGATGTGGCCAATCAGGATCAGCTCGATAATGACAATGACGAACTGGGTAATGCCTGTGACAATTGCCCCGATGATGTCAATCCGCTTCAGGAAGATGGCGATGGCGACGATGTCGGGGATATATGTGACAATTGTATCAGCACCCCCAATACCGATCAGCAGAATTCCGACAGCGATGAGTATGGCAATGCCTGCGATAATTGCCCGACCGTAACCAATCCCGATCAGGCCGATGGCGACAGTGATACGGTGGGCGATGCCTGCGACAATTGCCTGGCGGTGGCCAATCCCGGGCAGGAAAACTCGGATACGGACAGTTGGGGAAATGCCTGTGATAACTGCCCTGATGTGGCCAATGAGGATCAGGTCAATTCCGATGAGGATACTTTTGGCGATGCCTGCGACAACTGCCCGGATGTGACCAACCAGGATCAGGCCGATGCC
- a CDS encoding Rrf2 family transcriptional regulator has product MKITALEEYGLRCMLQFAISDNGKPLTLPEVSTKEGLSIPYTGKLLMILKQAGLLKAMRGRNGGYVLARPATEMMLGEIFRVLGDRFYGPHHCRRYSGNSDACVHDQDCTVRNIWNTFDRFISGILNKVTLADLAAGNLNFVGALNPILDTRLPDRTIRGNRS; this is encoded by the coding sequence ATGAAGATTACAGCATTAGAAGAATACGGCCTCCGGTGTATGTTGCAATTCGCCATAAGCGATAACGGCAAACCACTGACCCTTCCTGAAGTCAGTACAAAGGAAGGTCTATCTATTCCCTACACCGGAAAGCTCCTGATGATTTTAAAACAGGCCGGGCTTCTCAAGGCCATGCGCGGTCGCAACGGCGGTTATGTCCTGGCCAGACCCGCCACCGAAATGATGCTGGGTGAAATTTTCCGGGTGCTTGGCGATCGCTTCTACGGTCCGCATCACTGCCGGAGATACAGCGGCAATAGCGATGCCTGTGTTCACGACCAGGATTGCACCGTTCGTAATATATGGAATACTTTCGACCGCTTTATTAGCGGCATTCTCAATAAAGTCACCCTGGCCGATCTGGCGGCCGGCAATCTGAATTTCGTCGGAGCCTTGAATCCCATTCTCGATACCAGACTGCCGGACCGGACAATCCGGGGAAATAGATCCTGA
- the sufC gene encoding Fe-S cluster assembly ATPase SufC — MTATKKILSVINVHVEVEGKEVVRGVSLEIHQNEKHALMGPNGSGKSSLANALAGHPNYTITSGEVHLNGKNLLEMDATERALAGLFLGFQYPLAIPGVSVANFLRAAIKAREGEKSPALKNFRKDLKEQFERLEIDKAFATRYVNDGFSGGEKKRLEILQMAMLKPTMAILDETDSGLDIDALKIVSRGINESARPDGAVLLVTHYQRLLNYVKPDRVHVMIKGRIVRAGGPELALQLEDQGYDWLHSEAIEEVGV; from the coding sequence ATGACGGCAACAAAGAAGATATTATCGGTCATAAATGTCCACGTTGAGGTGGAAGGTAAAGAAGTCGTCCGGGGTGTTTCCCTTGAAATTCACCAGAACGAGAAACATGCCCTGATGGGCCCCAACGGTTCCGGTAAATCCAGCCTGGCCAACGCCCTGGCTGGACATCCCAACTATACCATTACTTCCGGAGAGGTTCATCTTAACGGTAAAAATCTGCTGGAAATGGATGCCACCGAACGGGCGCTGGCCGGTCTTTTTCTGGGATTTCAGTACCCGCTTGCAATCCCCGGGGTCTCGGTGGCCAATTTCCTGCGGGCGGCCATTAAAGCCCGGGAAGGAGAAAAATCGCCCGCCCTCAAAAACTTTCGCAAAGATTTAAAAGAGCAATTCGAGCGCCTGGAAATCGACAAGGCCTTTGCCACCCGCTATGTCAACGATGGTTTCTCCGGCGGCGAAAAAAAACGGCTGGAAATTCTGCAGATGGCCATGCTGAAACCAACCATGGCAATTCTTGATGAAACCGATTCGGGACTCGATATTGACGCTCTTAAGATAGTCTCCCGCGGTATTAATGAATCGGCCCGGCCCGATGGCGCCGTTCTCCTGGTGACCCATTACCAGCGCCTGCTCAACTATGTCAAACCTGATAGGGTGCATGTTATGATAAAGGGACGGATTGTCCGGGCCGGAGGTCCGGAACTCGCTTTGCAACTTGAAGATCAGGGTTATGATTGGCTTCATTCCGAGGCCATCGAGGAAGTCGGGGTGTAA
- the sufB gene encoding Fe-S cluster assembly protein SufB, whose translation MSEVLKKNAGIADIGDNYAEKYGFHDPEEYFHKGAKGLNHEVVEMISRMKQEPDWMRDFRHRALDTFLAKPMPRWGNTEILNAIDFDNIYYYIKPIEKRGESWEDVPEYIKNTFEKLGIPEAERKFLAGVSAQYESEVVYHSFKEDLEKQGVIFLDMDSGLKQHPELVKKYFSTVIPMADNKFAALNSAVWSGGSFIYVPPGIDVKIPLQAYFRINAENMGQFERTLIIADKGSRVHYIEGCTAPVYSSNSLHSAVVELIALDGAYIRYTTIQNWAHNILNLVTKRAVAHSHATVEWVDGNIGSRLTMKYPCVYLVGQGARGEILSIAFAGKNQHQDAGAKVIHAAPDTSSRITSKSISKAGGRASYRGLAKVYPGAENSKISVECDALLIDDASRSDTYPTMEIDADNVRIEHEARVSKVAEEQIFYLTSRGLSEDEARLLIINGFIEPFTKELPMEYAVELNRLIELEMEGSVG comes from the coding sequence ATGAGTGAGGTTTTGAAAAAAAACGCCGGTATTGCCGATATCGGCGATAATTATGCCGAAAAATACGGTTTCCACGATCCCGAGGAGTATTTCCACAAGGGGGCCAAGGGCCTCAATCATGAAGTCGTCGAAATGATCTCCCGCATGAAACAGGAACCGGACTGGATGCGTGATTTCCGGCACCGGGCCTTAGATACTTTTCTGGCCAAACCGATGCCTCGCTGGGGAAATACCGAAATTCTCAATGCCATCGATTTTGACAATATTTACTACTATATCAAACCAATCGAAAAACGCGGCGAATCATGGGAAGATGTTCCTGAATATATCAAGAACACCTTTGAAAAACTGGGTATCCCCGAAGCCGAACGCAAATTTCTGGCCGGGGTTTCGGCCCAGTATGAATCGGAAGTGGTGTATCATTCCTTCAAGGAAGACCTGGAAAAACAGGGCGTGATTTTTCTTGACATGGACAGCGGCTTAAAGCAACACCCCGAACTCGTTAAAAAATATTTTTCCACCGTTATACCCATGGCCGACAACAAATTTGCCGCCCTCAATTCGGCCGTCTGGTCGGGCGGTTCATTCATTTATGTCCCGCCGGGAATTGATGTAAAGATCCCGCTCCAGGCCTATTTCCGGATTAACGCCGAAAACATGGGCCAGTTCGAACGAACCCTGATTATCGCCGATAAAGGTTCCCGGGTGCATTATATCGAGGGATGTACGGCTCCGGTTTACAGTTCCAATTCGCTCCATTCGGCGGTCGTGGAACTGATCGCCCTGGATGGTGCTTATATCCGCTATACCACCATCCAGAACTGGGCGCATAATATTCTCAACCTGGTCACCAAGCGGGCGGTGGCACACAGCCATGCCACCGTGGAATGGGTTGATGGAAATATCGGTTCCAGACTGACCATGAAATACCCCTGTGTCTATCTGGTCGGTCAGGGAGCTCGAGGCGAAATTCTTTCCATTGCCTTCGCCGGAAAGAACCAGCATCAGGATGCCGGGGCCAAAGTTATCCACGCCGCTCCCGACACCAGTTCCCGGATCACTTCCAAATCGATCTCCAAGGCCGGTGGACGAGCTTCGTACCGCGGCCTGGCCAAGGTCTATCCCGGCGCCGAAAACAGCAAAATCTCCGTAGAGTGTGATGCTCTGTTAATTGATGACGCCTCGCGTTCCGATACCTACCCGACCATGGAAATCGATGCCGATAACGTTCGGATCGAACATGAAGCCCGGGTCAGTAAAGTGGCCGAGGAACAGATTTTTTATCTGACCAGCCGGGGATTATCCGAAGATGAAGCCCGTCTGCTGATAATCAATGGTTTTATCGAACCGTTTACCAAAGAACTGCCGATGGAATACGCCGTTGAGCTGAACCGATTGATTGAACTCGAAATGGAAGGATCGGTCGGCTGA